The genomic window CCGCGGATACCTGGGGGGCGTGGGATGCACCTTCGGCACCACCACCAACACTCGCCCCGGTCCTAGCAAAGAGGGGTCAACCTCCAGCACCTGGGGCACAGCACCCCCCAGGGCCTCTGCAGCGGGGCGGGCCAGGTCAACTTCGCCCGCCCAGTCGCCCTTCTTGGGGAAGACCGCCCTCCCCCCCACTTGGACGAAAGGGAGCACCAGTTCCAAAGCCACGGCCAGGGGCCCCACAGCGCGTGCCACTCCTAGGGAAAAGCCCTCCCGCAGGCCGGGCTGGTGGGCCAACTCCTCTGCCCGCCCGTGGAGCACCTCCACCCGCTCCTCCAGGCCTAAAGCCTCCACACACGCCCGCAGGAAGGCCACCTTCTTCCCTACCGATTCTATCAGGACAACCCCCAGGCTGGGGAAGGCGATGGCCAG from Dehalococcoidia bacterium includes these protein-coding regions:
- the rsmG gene encoding 16S rRNA (guanine(527)-N(7))-methyltransferase RsmG, coding for MGVSGAPLPLSALRAGAHRLGIPLTSGQVDAFSLYWDLLREWNQRVNLTSAQALEEAERVHFLDSLTIAMAMPSEVREGGRLVDVGSGAGFPGLPLAIAFPSLGVVLIESVGKKVAFLRACVEALGLEERVEVLHGRAEELAHQPGLREGFSLGVARAVGPLAVALELVLPFVQVGGRAVFPKKGDWAGEVDLARPAAEALGGAVPQVLEVDPSLLGPGRVLVVVPKVHPTPPRYPRRAGMPAKRPLGVSR